The following are encoded together in the Gasterosteus aculeatus chromosome 7, fGasAcu3.hap1.1, whole genome shotgun sequence genome:
- the znf219 gene encoding zinc finger protein 219 isoform X4 — protein sequence MRKLKEKAATEVCPPSPETLKNGITSHTLLRMDSPPECVLSLSCEQAQSPPTLPSLDHSPRASSPLTELSLPDSPAALPVHSPAPSPQSPDATPYFPLSLFPLLEDNGDDPLGEGDDDEDGLDAVPPSPTPAVALFPGGRGQEAGCSPCLDSSPPATPSAPLLGFGALELALSSGQSGNCNDELDLQLFQKDTVTRAIPGVGGASPGPALRFPCHVCGKRFRFQSILSLHARAHSLDRDRRASALYRTGPPAAPLKQNLKVQQNHKDFQNHRSHLNQRILPGTLIQHLTEEDVEVKGLDDGLQTDPNPNFLLDDSTPLTPPLTEDPVSVTPPYSLTIGEGGSASTAPAFRCHACKGKFRTASELARHVRILHNPYKCTLCPFSASQEESLAAHLQEFHPPPEVPALPPAFNSRLVIATPDTPVPTPTHTPAPSTPQVTAAARAAASPTLPAFRCETCGQRFTQSWFLKGHMRKHKDSLDHKCQVCGRGFKEPWFLKNHMKVHLNKLGLKAGLGTLGGPGGSEQQGKGSASNQSLNALYSSLLLAQQRGGRGGQGRSDRETGGRMGMGSSKSAILGYLGLPSDGGGASCMERLQAVAQVAEMGNGGGGGGFGGSVVGDPGRGGGAARGGSAGETPASVPEGGDQATWWQLVARSLAVAQQQQQQQQQQQQQQQQRPQQRSQQQSQRGQGRSSAITEADQVRAYLGGLEPREESGGAGGPWECPDCGKLFRSLQQVVVHARVHTQRPQKGGGGGGGGGGGEEEGSGSRRRGGLGRGGGGGGGELKQESQPHSGESQQAGEGRQESKLHSGGAQQAGAASGFHSAISGYKGENGLTAVSSIPSVPNRERVRGRGIKDCPYCGKAFRSSHHLKVHLRVHTGERPYKCPHCDYAGTQSGSLKYHLQRHHREQRNALSASSISSSGGLAPTINSLTSGSSGLAKQRRSQPNHCPVNRGPAETPASRPGQQSWLLGFPDQREHRKTLAALRDVDLETQYRYLSGVMGALYQGGMEGGWIRESPPPKAPKVSRRKPLTTSRMVQPPSDKEGPAASTQEGGFEPLDLSRRPSPGLGSMEEDGVMTFGEGEGVGGGDGSTGVKLSQCLFCPFRTSSAELMAMHLQVNHTSKSRRKRAPSAPLDDNGAPKATKPRTDRSDLDPVTIWRHVAEADSQAPLREWSSTQTKTLNGLSQDTQDRLNGILDYPDVASVSKTVRDGLGLKGRMEVDEEEQDEELEENLENSSLEDSEDHDLRMSLALSPALSSNHMAGEEERVFTD from the exons ATGAG AAAATTAAAGGAGAAGGCTGCCACAGAAGTGTGTCCCCCGTCACCCGAGACACTAAAGAATGGCATAACATCGCACACACTTCTG AGGATGGATTCTCCGCCAGAGTGTGTGTTGTCTCTTTCTTGTGAGCAGGCCCAGTCTCCCCCGACGCTGCCGTCCCTGGACCACAGCCCCCGGGCGTCCTCTCCTCTTACCGAGCTCTCGCTACCCGACAGCCCCGCTGCGCTGCCCGTTCACAGCCCCGCCCCTTCCCCCCAGAGCCCGGACGCCACGCCTtacttccccctctctctcttccccctcctcgAGGACAACGGCGACGACCCCCTCGGCGAAggcgacgacgacgaggacggGCTAGATGCAGTCCCTCCGTCCCCGACCCCGGCGGTGGCTCTGTTTCCGGGGGGAAGGGGGCAAGAAGCCGGGTGCAGCCCTTGCTTGGACTCCTCGCCGCCCGCCACGCCATCAGCGCCGCTCCTCGGGTTCGGAGCCCTGGAGCTGGCCCTCTCGTCCGGGCAGAGCGGAAACTGCAACGATGAGCTAGACCTGCAGCTGTTCCAGAAAGATACCGTTACCAGGGCGATACCTGGAGTGGGAGGGGCTTCCCCAGGGCCTGCACTCAGGTTCCCCTGTCATGTGTGCGGAAAGAGATTCAGATTCCAAAGCATTTTATCTCTCCATGCCCGAGCTCACAGTCTGGACCGGGACCGCCGAGCCTCGGCCCTGTACCGGActggaccccctgcagcacCCCTAAAGCAGAACCTCAAAGTCCAACAGAACCACAAAGACTTCCAGAATCACCGAAGTCACCTGAACCAGCGCATACTGCCGGGGACACTCATCCAGCATCTTACAGAAGAAGATGTTGAGGTCAAAGGTCTAGATGACGGCCTACAGACAGACCCGAACCCAAACTTCTTACTGGATGACAGCACTCCATTGACCCCTCCCCTTACAGAAGATCCTGTATCCGTAACTCCTCCCTACTCTTTGACCATCGGCGAGGGTGGGTCTGCTTCTACGGCGCCTGCGTTTCGCTGCCATGCCTGCAAAGGAAAATTCCGCACGGCTTCGGAGTTGGCGCGCCATGTTCGCATTCTCCACAACCCGTACAAGTGCACCCTTTGTCCCTTCTCTGCCAGCCAAGAAGAGAGCCTGGCTGCTCACTTGCAGGAGTTCCACCCTCCCCCCGAGGTACCTGCTCTGCCACCGGCCTTCAATTCCAGGCTGGTCATTGCAACCCCTGACACTCCCGTGCCCACCCCGACCCACACCCCGGCCCCGAGTACCCCCCAGGTGACTGCGGCAGCCAGAGCGGCTGCGTCGCCCACATTGCCGGCATTCCGCTGTGAGACTTGTGGACAGCGGTTTACCCAATCCTGGTTCCTCAAGGGACACATGCGAAAGCACAAGGACTCCTTGGACCATAAGTGCCAGGTGTGCGGCCGTGGTTTTAAAGAGCCGTGGTTCCTCAAGAACCACATGAAAGTACACCTCAACAAGCTCGGGCTGAAGGCCGGGCTGGGAACTCTCGGGGGACCGGGAGGTTCAGAGCAGCAGGGCAAAGGCTCCGCTAGTAATCAGTCTCTCAACGCCCTCTATTCAAGCCTCCTGCTGGCCCAGCAAAGAGGTGGTAGAGGTGGACAAGGAAGATCAGATAGGGAAACTGGGGGCCGAATGGGGATGGGCTCGAGCAAGTCTGCCATCCTGGGATACCTCGGGTTGCCCAGTGACGGCGGCGGGGCTAGCTGCATGGAGAGACTTCAAGCAGTGGCTCAGGTGGCAGAGATGGGAAAcggcggcggtggaggcggCTTCGGGGGCTCAGTAGTAGGGGAcccaggaagaggagggggagccgCCAGAGGAGGCAGCGCCGGTGAAACTCCTGCATCCGTTCCAGAAGGAGGTGACCAGGCGACTTGGTGGCAGCTGGTGGCTCGCAGCCTGGCGGTagctcaacagcagcagcagcaacagcagcagcagcagcagcagcagcagcagaggccccAACAGCGAAGCCAGCAACAAAGCCAGCGAGGCCAAGGGCGGAGCTCCGCCATCACAGAGGCCGACCAAGTCAGGGCCTACCTCGGAGGCCTGGAACCAAGAGAAGAGTCAGGCGGAGCTGGGGGGCCGTGGGAATGCCCCGACTGCGGAAAGCTGTTCCGCAGCTTGCAGCAGGTGGTAGTCCATGCTCGCGTTCACACTCAGCGGCcccagaaaggaggaggaggaggaggaggaggaggcggcggtgaAGAGGAAGGAAGTGGAAGCCGTAGAAGAGGTGGACtcggaagaggaggaggaggcggtggcgGCGAACTTAAACAGGAATCTCAGCCACACAGCGGTGAATCCCAACAAGCAGGAGAAGGGAGACAGGAGTCCAAACTGCACAGTGGCGGAGCACAACAAGCGGGGGCAGCTTCGGGGTTTCACTCCGCCATCTCCGGCTACAAAG GAGAAAATGGGCTGACAGCAGTCTCCTCCATACCTTCGGTTCCCAACAGGGAGCGAGTGCGCGGTAGAGGGATAAAAGACTGCCCCTACTGTGGTAAAGCCTTCCGCTCTTCACACCATCTCAAAGTGCACCTGAGAGTTCACACAG GTGAGAGACCCTACAAATGTCCCCATTGTGACTATGCGGGTACCCAGTCGGGCTCGCTGAAGTACCACCTGCAGCGGCACCACAGGGAGCAACGCAACGCCTTGTCGGCctcctccatttcctcctccggTGGTCTCGCCCCCACCATCAACAGTCTGACCTCTGGAAGCTCCGGGCTGGCTAAGCAGCGCCGGTCTCAGCCAAACCACTGCCCCGTCAACCGAGGCCCCGCCGAAACCCCCGCATCTCGGCCCGGCCAGCAGTCCTGGCTCCTGGGGTTTCCAGACCAGCGGGAGCATCGCAAGACTCTGGCGGCTCTGAGGGATGTCGACTTGGAGACCCAGTACAGGTATTTGTCCGGGGTGATGGGGGCCCTTTACCAAGGTGGAATGGAAGGAGGCTGGATCAGGGAGTCTCCTCCGCCCAAGGCCCCTAAAGTGTCCCGCCGTAAGCCCCTCACTACCAGCCGAATGGTTCAACCGCCGAGTGACAAGGAAGGGCCTGCGGCTTCGACTCAAGAAGGCGGTTTTGAACCCCTGGATCTGTCTCGCCGCCCCTCACCTGGCCTCGGAAgcatggaggaggatggagtcATGACCTtcggggagggagaaggggtCGGCGGTGGGGATGGTTCAACAGGGGTCAAACTGAGCCAGTGTTTGTTCTGCCCTTTTCGTACGTCCTCGGCAGAGCTGATGGCCATGCACCTCCAGGTCAACCACACCAGCAAGTCCAGGCGCAAAAGAGCCCCTTCTGCCCCCCTGGATGATAATGGAGCCCCAAAGGCCACCAAGCCCCGGACGGATCGCTCAGATCTCGACCCTGTGACGATATGGAGGCACGTCGCCGAAGCGGATTCTCAGGCCCCCCTGAGGGAATGGTCCTCAACGCAGACCAAGACCCTGAACGGCCTCTCCCAAGATACACAGGACCGTCTGAACGGCATCCTCGACTACCCAGACGTGGCCTCCGTGTCCAAGACCGTCAGAGACGGTCTGGGACTCAAGGGAAGGATggaggtggatgaggaggagcaggacgagGAGTTGGAAGAGAATTTGGAGAACAGCAGTCTGGAGGATTCAGAGGACCACGATCTGAGGATGTCCCTTGCTCTTTCCCCGGCCCTGAGCTCTAACCACATggcgggagaggaggaaagagtgtTCACAGATTAA
- the znf219 gene encoding zinc finger protein 219 isoform X3, which translates to MDSPPECVLSLSCEQAQSPPTLPSLDHSPRASSPLTELSLPDSPAALPVHSPAPSPQSPDATPYFPLSLFPLLEDNGDDPLGEGDDDEDGLDAVPPSPTPAVALFPGGRGQEAGCSPCLDSSPPATPSAPLLGFGALELALSSGQSGNCNDELDLQLFQKDTVTRAIPGVGGASPGPALRFPCHVCGKRFRFQSILSLHARAHSLDRDRRASALYRTGPPAAPLKQNLKVQQNHKDFQNHRSHLNQRILPGTLIQHLTEEDVEVKGLDDGLQTDPNPNFLLDDSTPLTPPLTEDPVSVTPPYSLTIGEGGSASTAPAFRCHACKGKFRTASELARHVRILHNPYKCTLCPFSASQEESLAAHLQEFHPPPEVPALPPAFNSRLVIATPDTPVPTPTHTPAPSTPQVTAAARAAASPTLPAFRCETCGQRFTQSWFLKGHMRKHKDSLDHKCQVCGRGFKEPWFLKNHMKVHLNKLGLKAGLGTLGGPGGSEQQGKGSASNQSLNALYSSLLLAQQRGGRGGQGRSDRETGGRMGMGSSKSAILGYLGLPSDGGGASCMERLQAVAQVAEMGNGGGGGGFGGSVVGDPGRGGGAARGGSAGETPASVPEGGDQATWWQLVARSLAVAQQQQQQQQQQQQQQQQRPQQRSQQQSQRGQGRSSAITEADQVRAYLGGLEPREESGGAGGPWECPDCGKLFRSLQQVVVHARVHTQRPQKGGGGGGGGGGGEEEGSGSRRRGGLGRGGGGGGGELKQESQPHSGESQQAGEGRQESKLHSGGAQQAGAASGFHSAISGYKGENGLTAVSSIPSVPNRERVRGRGIKDCPYCGKAFRSSHHLKVHLRVHTGERPYKCPHCDYAGTQSGSLKYHLQRHHREQRNALSASSISSSGGLAPTINSLTSGSSGLAKQRRSQPNHCPVNRGPAETPASRPGQQSWLLGFPDQREHRKTLAALRDVDLETQYRYLSGVMGALYQGGMEGGWIRESPPPKAPKVSRRKPLTTSRMVQPPSDKEGPAASTQEGGFEPLDLSRRPSPGLGSMEEDGVMTFGEGEGVGGGDGSTGVKLSQCLFCPFRTSSAELMAMHLQVNHTSKSRRKRAPSAPLDDNGAPKATKPRTDRSDLDPVTIWRHVAEADSQAPLREWSSTQTKTLNGLSQDTQDRLNGILDYPDVASVSKTVRDGLGLKGRMEVDEEEQDEELEENLENSSLEDSEDHDLRMSLALSPALSSNHMAGEEERVFTD; encoded by the exons ATGGATTCTCCGCCAGAGTGTGTGTTGTCTCTTTCTTGTGAGCAGGCCCAGTCTCCCCCGACGCTGCCGTCCCTGGACCACAGCCCCCGGGCGTCCTCTCCTCTTACCGAGCTCTCGCTACCCGACAGCCCCGCTGCGCTGCCCGTTCACAGCCCCGCCCCTTCCCCCCAGAGCCCGGACGCCACGCCTtacttccccctctctctcttccccctcctcgAGGACAACGGCGACGACCCCCTCGGCGAAggcgacgacgacgaggacggGCTAGATGCAGTCCCTCCGTCCCCGACCCCGGCGGTGGCTCTGTTTCCGGGGGGAAGGGGGCAAGAAGCCGGGTGCAGCCCTTGCTTGGACTCCTCGCCGCCCGCCACGCCATCAGCGCCGCTCCTCGGGTTCGGAGCCCTGGAGCTGGCCCTCTCGTCCGGGCAGAGCGGAAACTGCAACGATGAGCTAGACCTGCAGCTGTTCCAGAAAGATACCGTTACCAGGGCGATACCTGGAGTGGGAGGGGCTTCCCCAGGGCCTGCACTCAGGTTCCCCTGTCATGTGTGCGGAAAGAGATTCAGATTCCAAAGCATTTTATCTCTCCATGCCCGAGCTCACAGTCTGGACCGGGACCGCCGAGCCTCGGCCCTGTACCGGActggaccccctgcagcacCCCTAAAGCAGAACCTCAAAGTCCAACAGAACCACAAAGACTTCCAGAATCACCGAAGTCACCTGAACCAGCGCATACTGCCGGGGACACTCATCCAGCATCTTACAGAAGAAGATGTTGAGGTCAAAGGTCTAGATGACGGCCTACAGACAGACCCGAACCCAAACTTCTTACTGGATGACAGCACTCCATTGACCCCTCCCCTTACAGAAGATCCTGTATCCGTAACTCCTCCCTACTCTTTGACCATCGGCGAGGGTGGGTCTGCTTCTACGGCGCCTGCGTTTCGCTGCCATGCCTGCAAAGGAAAATTCCGCACGGCTTCGGAGTTGGCGCGCCATGTTCGCATTCTCCACAACCCGTACAAGTGCACCCTTTGTCCCTTCTCTGCCAGCCAAGAAGAGAGCCTGGCTGCTCACTTGCAGGAGTTCCACCCTCCCCCCGAGGTACCTGCTCTGCCACCGGCCTTCAATTCCAGGCTGGTCATTGCAACCCCTGACACTCCCGTGCCCACCCCGACCCACACCCCGGCCCCGAGTACCCCCCAGGTGACTGCGGCAGCCAGAGCGGCTGCGTCGCCCACATTGCCGGCATTCCGCTGTGAGACTTGTGGACAGCGGTTTACCCAATCCTGGTTCCTCAAGGGACACATGCGAAAGCACAAGGACTCCTTGGACCATAAGTGCCAGGTGTGCGGCCGTGGTTTTAAAGAGCCGTGGTTCCTCAAGAACCACATGAAAGTACACCTCAACAAGCTCGGGCTGAAGGCCGGGCTGGGAACTCTCGGGGGACCGGGAGGTTCAGAGCAGCAGGGCAAAGGCTCCGCTAGTAATCAGTCTCTCAACGCCCTCTATTCAAGCCTCCTGCTGGCCCAGCAAAGAGGTGGTAGAGGTGGACAAGGAAGATCAGATAGGGAAACTGGGGGCCGAATGGGGATGGGCTCGAGCAAGTCTGCCATCCTGGGATACCTCGGGTTGCCCAGTGACGGCGGCGGGGCTAGCTGCATGGAGAGACTTCAAGCAGTGGCTCAGGTGGCAGAGATGGGAAAcggcggcggtggaggcggCTTCGGGGGCTCAGTAGTAGGGGAcccaggaagaggagggggagccgCCAGAGGAGGCAGCGCCGGTGAAACTCCTGCATCCGTTCCAGAAGGAGGTGACCAGGCGACTTGGTGGCAGCTGGTGGCTCGCAGCCTGGCGGTagctcaacagcagcagcagcaacagcagcagcagcagcagcagcagcagcagaggccccAACAGCGAAGCCAGCAACAAAGCCAGCGAGGCCAAGGGCGGAGCTCCGCCATCACAGAGGCCGACCAAGTCAGGGCCTACCTCGGAGGCCTGGAACCAAGAGAAGAGTCAGGCGGAGCTGGGGGGCCGTGGGAATGCCCCGACTGCGGAAAGCTGTTCCGCAGCTTGCAGCAGGTGGTAGTCCATGCTCGCGTTCACACTCAGCGGCcccagaaaggaggaggaggaggaggaggaggaggcggcggtgaAGAGGAAGGAAGTGGAAGCCGTAGAAGAGGTGGACtcggaagaggaggaggaggcggtggcgGCGAACTTAAACAGGAATCTCAGCCACACAGCGGTGAATCCCAACAAGCAGGAGAAGGGAGACAGGAGTCCAAACTGCACAGTGGCGGAGCACAACAAGCGGGGGCAGCTTCGGGGTTTCACTCCGCCATCTCCGGCTACAAAG GAGAAAATGGGCTGACAGCAGTCTCCTCCATACCTTCGGTTCCCAACAGGGAGCGAGTGCGCGGTAGAGGGATAAAAGACTGCCCCTACTGTGGTAAAGCCTTCCGCTCTTCACACCATCTCAAAGTGCACCTGAGAGTTCACACAG GTGAGAGACCCTACAAATGTCCCCATTGTGACTATGCGGGTACCCAGTCGGGCTCGCTGAAGTACCACCTGCAGCGGCACCACAGGGAGCAACGCAACGCCTTGTCGGCctcctccatttcctcctccggTGGTCTCGCCCCCACCATCAACAGTCTGACCTCTGGAAGCTCCGGGCTGGCTAAGCAGCGCCGGTCTCAGCCAAACCACTGCCCCGTCAACCGAGGCCCCGCCGAAACCCCCGCATCTCGGCCCGGCCAGCAGTCCTGGCTCCTGGGGTTTCCAGACCAGCGGGAGCATCGCAAGACTCTGGCGGCTCTGAGGGATGTCGACTTGGAGACCCAGTACAGGTATTTGTCCGGGGTGATGGGGGCCCTTTACCAAGGTGGAATGGAAGGAGGCTGGATCAGGGAGTCTCCTCCGCCCAAGGCCCCTAAAGTGTCCCGCCGTAAGCCCCTCACTACCAGCCGAATGGTTCAACCGCCGAGTGACAAGGAAGGGCCTGCGGCTTCGACTCAAGAAGGCGGTTTTGAACCCCTGGATCTGTCTCGCCGCCCCTCACCTGGCCTCGGAAgcatggaggaggatggagtcATGACCTtcggggagggagaaggggtCGGCGGTGGGGATGGTTCAACAGGGGTCAAACTGAGCCAGTGTTTGTTCTGCCCTTTTCGTACGTCCTCGGCAGAGCTGATGGCCATGCACCTCCAGGTCAACCACACCAGCAAGTCCAGGCGCAAAAGAGCCCCTTCTGCCCCCCTGGATGATAATGGAGCCCCAAAGGCCACCAAGCCCCGGACGGATCGCTCAGATCTCGACCCTGTGACGATATGGAGGCACGTCGCCGAAGCGGATTCTCAGGCCCCCCTGAGGGAATGGTCCTCAACGCAGACCAAGACCCTGAACGGCCTCTCCCAAGATACACAGGACCGTCTGAACGGCATCCTCGACTACCCAGACGTGGCCTCCGTGTCCAAGACCGTCAGAGACGGTCTGGGACTCAAGGGAAGGATggaggtggatgaggaggagcaggacgagGAGTTGGAAGAGAATTTGGAGAACAGCAGTCTGGAGGATTCAGAGGACCACGATCTGAGGATGTCCCTTGCTCTTTCCCCGGCCCTGAGCTCTAACCACATggcgggagaggaggaaagagtgtTCACAGATTAA